One part of the Aestuariirhabdus litorea genome encodes these proteins:
- a CDS encoding Wadjet anti-phage system protein JetA family protein, with the protein MSQSLFFDAQHRHFFKPLTGKYREGVVQCVRALYSHVYGSMADYGHHLGRSQIIDLFTEALAQAPALNDDDANDGRTEEEAEFEASGLRGERERAAWVLSRLVEQGWIEQLFDEVNLQGSYRFTRNGRLFAQPLVDTQQQRFRTRNRNTRNTRNALRAFTERGEIHDLLDAWEFSERIISDFSDLVTELEDRKRQLVSAVEQQLLVQQASDQFFDYMDTRFEPDIAVRLSADSVEKYREEIARLIRGIRRKESAFKAEAEKQLRQSLPDYVEDRRQSLLIAVLEGIEQRVRGACEVMLPQVRQALQSYTQRADIIIRQMTYLASQQRADIQQVCEALQRQSADTCEQRLQRAAEQLAGVSLNFLDPVSVRLRERRSLRRVQTTLEAQPHQDADARREAFVKEALDKAFVVNSQDSRAYLAQQLASGQRICSDQLTIEDARQLLSRAHLIELASINDRSSEQRIRVRFLEEAPPSAAEQEFFTRADRFEIWCEETPPS; encoded by the coding sequence ATGAGTCAATCCCTGTTTTTCGATGCCCAGCATCGACACTTCTTCAAACCCCTGACCGGCAAGTACCGGGAGGGGGTGGTACAGTGCGTACGCGCCCTCTACAGCCACGTTTACGGCAGCATGGCCGACTACGGCCATCACCTGGGGCGCAGCCAGATCATCGACCTGTTCACCGAGGCGCTGGCCCAGGCGCCGGCGCTGAATGATGACGACGCCAACGACGGCCGCACCGAGGAGGAGGCTGAGTTTGAGGCTTCGGGGCTTCGCGGAGAGCGCGAGCGCGCCGCCTGGGTGCTCAGCCGCCTGGTGGAGCAGGGTTGGATCGAGCAGCTGTTCGACGAGGTCAACCTGCAGGGCAGCTACCGCTTTACCCGCAATGGTCGCCTCTTTGCCCAACCGCTGGTGGATACCCAGCAACAGCGGTTTCGCACCCGCAATCGCAACACCCGCAACACCCGCAACGCACTGCGGGCCTTTACCGAGCGTGGCGAGATCCACGACCTGCTCGATGCCTGGGAGTTTTCCGAGCGCATCATCAGTGACTTTTCCGACCTGGTCACCGAGCTGGAGGATCGCAAGCGCCAGCTGGTGAGTGCTGTTGAGCAACAGCTGCTGGTGCAGCAGGCCAGCGACCAGTTTTTCGATTATATGGACACCCGCTTCGAACCCGATATCGCCGTGCGCCTTTCCGCCGACAGTGTGGAGAAGTACCGTGAGGAGATCGCCCGCCTGATCCGCGGTATCCGTCGCAAGGAGAGCGCCTTCAAGGCCGAGGCGGAAAAGCAGTTGCGCCAGTCGCTGCCCGACTACGTGGAGGATCGGCGCCAGTCGCTGCTGATCGCCGTGCTGGAGGGGATCGAGCAGCGGGTACGGGGTGCCTGTGAGGTGATGCTGCCCCAGGTTCGGCAGGCATTGCAGAGCTATACCCAGCGGGCGGATATCATCATCCGGCAGATGACCTACCTCGCCAGCCAGCAGCGCGCCGATATCCAGCAGGTGTGCGAAGCCCTGCAGCGGCAGTCGGCGGATACCTGCGAGCAACGGCTGCAGCGGGCGGCCGAGCAGCTGGCGGGGGTCTCCCTGAACTTTCTCGACCCGGTCTCGGTGCGCCTGCGCGAGAGGCGCAGCCTGCGCCGGGTGCAGACCACCCTGGAGGCGCAGCCCCACCAGGACGCCGACGCCCGCCGGGAAGCCTTCGTCAAGGAGGCGCTGGACAAGGCGTTCGTGGTCAACTCCCAGGATTCCCGCGCCTACCTGGCGCAGCAGCTGGCCAGTGGCCAGCGCATTTGCAGTGACCAATTGACCATTGAGGATGCGCGGCAGCTGTTATCCCGCGCCCACCTGATCGAGCTGGCCTCGATCAACGACCGCTCCAGCGAGCAACGCATTCGGGTGCGCTTTCTGGAGGAGGCACCGCCCAGCGCTGCCGAGCAGGAATTTTTTACGCGCGCCGACCGCTTTGAGATCTGGTGCGAGGAGACCCCCCCATCGTGA
- a CDS encoding cell division protein ZapA codes for MTQNPPNTASVLILDKEYRVACPDEERDALISAARYLDSKMREIRRNGKTIGLERIAVMAALNITYELLHDDSGEKGSPQSRERIEQLIKKLDSALDTSRQLEF; via the coding sequence ATGACCCAAAACCCTCCTAACACAGCGAGCGTGTTGATACTCGACAAGGAGTACCGGGTTGCCTGCCCCGACGAGGAGCGTGATGCCCTGATCAGCGCCGCCCGTTACCTCGACAGCAAAATGCGCGAGATCCGCCGTAACGGCAAAACCATCGGACTCGAGCGGATCGCCGTCATGGCTGCGCTCAACATCACCTACGAACTGCTGCACGACGACAGCGGAGAGAAAGGCTCCCCCCAGAGCCGCGAGCGCATCGAGCAACTGATTAAAAAGCTGGACTCCGCCCTGGACACCAGC
- a CDS encoding TIGR02449 family protein: MDDSQIDNLSAKVDELIALCEELKQENRLLRTSEHGLREERAVLIEKNELARSKVEAMITRLKALDTEI, encoded by the coding sequence ATGGACGACAGTCAGATCGACAACCTTTCCGCCAAGGTGGATGAGCTGATCGCGCTTTGCGAAGAGCTGAAGCAGGAGAACCGCCTGCTCCGCACCAGCGAGCACGGCCTGCGCGAAGAGCGCGCGGTATTGATCGAGAAAAACGAACTCGCCCGCAGCAAGGTAGAGGCGATGATCACACGCCTCAAGGCACTGGATACCGAAATATGA
- a CDS encoding DUF4194 domain-containing protein, with product MIIDLLQQQLAKQQLELGAFQQVVQRLLDYGVICRDESQTEQELYDRYLRIKSLVDDYLRVIGVRVQHDNLFQYVRLYPPGAQVPGMDDEAGGFSGFRSRLSQGEVVLLLVLRSLYEQQLREGQIDDGGCAMVSLEAVSIAMKSLLNRSLPLQSTERRALFRTLKRMRVIQFGQEEALDSGDAWLRIRPMITSLVSHEVLQGLMEAETDPGEPGLIADDDSQASRSRGVEPPRDLELTGEPEESGEAILPPPAPRASAPSLFGEES from the coding sequence GTGATTATCGACCTATTGCAGCAACAGCTGGCCAAGCAGCAACTTGAGCTGGGCGCCTTCCAGCAGGTGGTGCAGCGCCTGCTCGACTACGGTGTGATCTGCCGAGACGAAAGCCAGACCGAGCAGGAACTCTACGATCGCTACCTGCGCATCAAGTCCCTCGTGGACGATTACCTGCGGGTAATCGGTGTACGGGTTCAGCACGACAACCTGTTTCAGTACGTGCGGCTCTATCCCCCGGGTGCCCAGGTGCCCGGTATGGATGACGAGGCGGGTGGCTTCTCCGGCTTCCGGAGCCGCCTGAGCCAGGGGGAGGTGGTATTGCTGCTGGTGCTGCGCAGTCTCTACGAGCAGCAGCTCCGGGAGGGGCAGATCGACGACGGCGGTTGCGCCATGGTCTCCCTGGAGGCGGTGAGTATCGCCATGAAGAGCCTGCTCAACCGTAGCCTGCCGCTGCAGAGCACCGAGCGACGGGCGCTGTTCCGTACCCTCAAGCGCATGCGGGTGATCCAGTTCGGGCAGGAGGAGGCCCTTGACAGCGGCGATGCCTGGCTGCGCATCCGCCCCATGATTACCTCGCTGGTCAGCCACGAGGTGTTGCAGGGGTTGATGGAGGCCGAGACGGACCCCGGGGAGCCTGGACTCATAGCCGACGACGACAGCCAGGCCAGCCGCTCCCGGGGGGTGGAACCTCCACGGGACCTCGAGCTAACCGGGGAGCCTGAGGAGTCCGGGGAGGCGATACTGCCGCCACCCGCGCCCAGGGCATCGGCACCCTCCCTGTTTGGTGAGGAGTCTTAA
- a CDS encoding UPF0149 family protein encodes MTTRTLSGHNSADDFDELCNLFVELESCNAPAELHGMICGQLAAGKRLSANDWIALAVEQMQLSELPDDARALLQALYDQTLKQLLAGEYGLRLLLPDEEEELQVRAEALGQWCHGFLSGFGLAGQGVESLSEAVVEILRDLAEIAQVQLDLEESEENEVSLMEVSEYVRMGALVVFADCNPSVPVSQPPTPSLH; translated from the coding sequence ATGACCACCCGAACCCTCAGTGGGCACAACAGTGCCGATGATTTTGACGAACTCTGCAACCTCTTTGTGGAGCTGGAGAGCTGCAATGCGCCGGCGGAGCTGCACGGCATGATCTGTGGCCAGCTGGCGGCCGGAAAGCGCCTGAGCGCTAACGACTGGATCGCCCTCGCGGTCGAGCAGATGCAGCTCAGCGAGCTGCCCGACGATGCCCGCGCCCTGCTGCAGGCCCTCTATGACCAGACCCTCAAGCAGTTGTTGGCGGGGGAGTATGGCCTGCGCCTGCTGCTGCCCGACGAGGAGGAGGAACTGCAGGTTCGCGCCGAAGCCCTGGGGCAGTGGTGTCACGGTTTCCTGAGCGGGTTTGGCCTCGCTGGTCAGGGGGTGGAGAGCCTCTCCGAAGCGGTGGTTGAGATTCTCCGTGACCTGGCCGAGATCGCCCAGGTGCAGCTCGACCTGGAGGAGAGCGAGGAGAACGAGGTGAGCCTGATGGAGGTGAGTGAGTACGTACGCATGGGGGCGCTGGTGGTGTTCGCCGACTGCAACCCGAGTGTGCCAGTCAGCCAGCCTCCCACCCCCTCCCTTCATTAA
- the ubiH gene encoding 2-octaprenyl-6-methoxyphenyl hydroxylase, producing the protein MSHFDLLIIGGGMVGASLACALRPLVVERGLRLGIIESQPLAETSEAPQQPSYDARSTALSWGTRLIYERLGLWSGLAAGATPIHSVEVSDRGHFGTSRLHSREMGTEALGYVVENRWLGSVLHAALQNDPSIEWLCPAQVEQIVACETGMQLGVRDGEGLQQLTAGLTLLADGGRSELARQLGIRQHSSDYQQRALIANVTTGKPHRGVAYERFTDEGPMALLPLSGGRSALVWTLPETEAGRVMALDDAAFLQRLQARFGYRLGRLERVGERFSYPLSLKWATEQVRPGLVVMGNAAHSLHPVAGQGYNLALRDLMTLVRVLQQGLAEGRAAGELALLRRYLELQQQDQWRTVGFSDWVVRLFSGQRSLLSPLRGLGLLGLELTPPAKHWFTRQAMGLVGEPGHAGRD; encoded by the coding sequence ATGAGCCATTTTGACCTGCTGATCATTGGCGGTGGAATGGTGGGGGCGAGTCTCGCCTGCGCCCTCCGCCCGCTGGTGGTTGAGCGGGGGCTGCGGCTGGGCATTATCGAATCCCAGCCACTGGCCGAGACCAGTGAGGCCCCCCAGCAGCCCAGCTACGATGCACGTTCTACTGCACTCTCCTGGGGCACCCGCCTGATCTACGAACGGCTGGGGCTGTGGTCCGGGTTGGCGGCCGGGGCCACCCCCATCCACTCGGTTGAGGTCTCCGACCGCGGACACTTCGGTACCAGTCGCCTGCACAGTCGGGAGATGGGGACCGAAGCCCTGGGCTACGTGGTAGAGAACCGCTGGCTCGGGAGTGTGCTTCACGCAGCGCTGCAGAACGATCCCTCCATTGAGTGGCTCTGTCCGGCGCAGGTGGAGCAGATCGTCGCCTGCGAAACGGGCATGCAACTCGGGGTACGGGATGGCGAGGGGCTACAGCAGCTGACCGCCGGACTTACCCTGCTCGCCGACGGAGGCCGCTCCGAGCTGGCCCGCCAGCTGGGCATTCGCCAGCACAGTAGCGACTACCAGCAGCGGGCACTGATCGCCAACGTGACCACCGGCAAACCCCACCGGGGTGTCGCCTACGAACGCTTCACCGATGAGGGGCCGATGGCGCTGTTGCCGCTCTCCGGAGGGCGCAGCGCGCTGGTGTGGACCCTGCCCGAAACCGAGGCAGGAAGGGTCATGGCGCTGGACGATGCTGCCTTTTTACAGCGTTTGCAGGCCCGTTTCGGCTATCGTCTCGGGCGCCTTGAGCGGGTCGGTGAGCGCTTCAGTTATCCCCTGAGCCTGAAGTGGGCAACCGAGCAGGTGCGGCCGGGGCTGGTGGTGATGGGCAATGCCGCCCACAGTCTGCACCCGGTGGCGGGGCAGGGGTACAATCTGGCGCTGCGTGACCTGATGACCCTGGTGCGGGTGCTGCAACAGGGGCTGGCCGAGGGGCGGGCAGCCGGCGAGCTGGCACTGCTGCGGCGCTACCTCGAGCTGCAGCAGCAGGACCAGTGGCGCACCGTAGGCTTCAGCGACTGGGTCGTTCGGCTCTTCTCCGGCCAGCGGTCGCTGCTCAGTCCTCTGCGGGGGCTGGGGCTGCTGGGCCTCGAGCTGACCCCGCCGGCCAAACACTGGTTTACCCGTCAGGCGATGGGGCTGGTAGGGGAGCCGGGGCACGCCGGGCGTGACTAA
- a CDS encoding FAD-dependent monooxygenase, with protein MQTSFDLIIVGGGMVGSALACALRDSSLSIALVDGGDLRPAPVELDPHRFDPRVSALTVSSERFLKHLGVWPSMLARRVSPYRHMQVWDGEGTGRIEFHADEIQHPVLGHIVENSVTQSALLEPLQAADGVRLLPGERLKTLLDDGKQGPRIRLESGLELEARLLVAADGANSQVRAGAGFALREWDYLHHGIVTTVETELPHHRTAWQSFRESGPLAFLPLPDSEDGRHFCSIVWSNVPEEAQRLMELEEGAFCRELERAIEQRLGTVLGCDRRYCLPFRQRHAVDYVMPGIALVGDAAHTIHPLAGQGVNLGLMDAAALAEVILHACARGDDFARLGVLQRYQRQRKGANLAMMGAMEFFERLFHARNMPLRLLRNSGLRWVDGTPQLKQQLVRRAMGLEGDIPRFAR; from the coding sequence ATGCAGACAAGCTTTGACCTGATTATCGTTGGGGGCGGCATGGTGGGCAGCGCGCTTGCCTGTGCGCTACGGGACTCTTCCCTCAGTATCGCCCTGGTCGACGGTGGCGACCTGCGCCCCGCTCCTGTCGAGCTGGACCCGCACCGCTTTGATCCCCGCGTCAGTGCACTTACGGTCTCCTCGGAGCGTTTTTTGAAGCATCTGGGGGTGTGGCCCTCAATGCTCGCGCGCCGGGTCAGCCCCTACCGTCATATGCAGGTATGGGATGGGGAGGGCACCGGCCGCATCGAGTTTCACGCCGATGAGATCCAGCACCCGGTGCTGGGTCATATCGTGGAAAACAGCGTGACCCAGAGCGCCCTGCTGGAACCCCTGCAGGCGGCCGATGGGGTCCGGCTGCTGCCCGGGGAACGGCTAAAGACCCTGCTCGACGATGGTAAGCAGGGGCCGCGCATACGCCTCGAATCCGGCCTCGAGCTGGAGGCGCGCCTGCTGGTGGCGGCCGATGGCGCCAACTCCCAGGTGCGCGCCGGGGCGGGCTTTGCACTGCGCGAGTGGGACTACCTGCACCACGGCATAGTGACGACCGTGGAAACCGAATTACCCCACCATCGGACCGCCTGGCAGAGCTTTCGCGAGAGCGGCCCGCTGGCCTTTCTGCCACTGCCCGACAGTGAGGACGGCCGCCATTTCTGCTCCATCGTCTGGTCCAATGTGCCGGAGGAGGCGCAGCGCCTGATGGAGCTGGAGGAGGGCGCATTCTGCCGCGAGCTGGAGCGAGCGATTGAGCAGCGTCTCGGGACCGTGCTGGGGTGCGATCGCCGCTACTGCCTGCCCTTTCGCCAGCGCCATGCCGTCGACTACGTGATGCCGGGCATCGCCCTGGTGGGGGATGCGGCCCACACCATCCACCCGCTGGCGGGGCAGGGGGTCAACCTGGGTTTGATGGATGCCGCCGCTCTGGCGGAGGTGATCCTGCACGCCTGCGCCCGTGGTGACGACTTTGCCCGCCTCGGGGTACTGCAACGCTACCAGCGCCAGCGCAAGGGGGCCAACCTGGCCATGATGGGGGCGATGGAGTTTTTCGAGCGCCTGTTTCATGCCCGCAATATGCCGCTGCGGCTGCTGCGTAACAGTGGCCTGCGGTGGGTGGATGGGACACCGCAACTGAAGCAACAGCTGGTGCGGCGCGCCATGGGGCTGGAGGGGGATATCCCCCGTTTTGCCCGCTAG
- a CDS encoding ATP-binding protein, which yields MYLKRFVFINWGNVPATEFEMGPVNLLSGASGSGKTTAADAIQTIMTAAKNNLFNYNPGQDETTQKGRGGKQVRTLASYVLGCDDGSFARPWRCDGFLAAVFYPTQGEEAAPFTALIGVRADYDTAGKQPVAREIESRYFIVPNEQLCKQDFFRTPEQLFTLDELPARLQQRFGKRAVEEFSTKKSYLGRLYGALRGRDGSVSERESHNAARAFSRFMAYKPVGSITDFVAQEILEPRELGEAIRSVSTMMKTINGMEADARRIQQEIGRLDAAALLSERYLSEWVRCNTLRYTEAKVEYLQVQQQYLKEKQRQQALRDALEENGQQAGRVEAQQQRLQQQLIRLEARRMGNPELQRKDELQQGREQAQKQLVAEALELLSEDSLLNANLDAAVLQQQVLADKVLREQLELGGLYEQAQQLLELGGNGLDYTLLQHQDWVDMAPLESQLQQARQLQRVHGQLAAMVTGEDSPLPRLQRYSGQREEQWQRLNNQRKQLERDISNLQHTQQVRYPRAVSEALQAIREQCPEADPKVLCEFVEVVDADWQAAIEGYLGGNRFGLIVEPDYEARAIEIVRAMKGRSSAKVIQGSKAREDAARQPSPAADSIIQLMEFGHRVAQDYLMASYGSVQQVRSAEQLRHCRRGLTASGMASGNYSLWRCDLDDGELVFGKAARQRALAAKQQQLLELQQQVEVARQANERLEQLQGSLARIRPLRVADRIEAMIAHQNRVVQLESQLGGLDLKDHEGLEQELGTLRERVRECEQQLLNQREGRGRDQQQLEQVEQSLKRFADRQERLLEGVEQREADLMEVASHLPGCHPEQLLSAADQEAQGASVERLRQESEGALRELRHLCSELVQQVREHNQHCLPGDAVYLMIEGSDEPDARLFARISKIHRELELVSSKLKGNVLVEKRDRISSLKRKFDDTFIDHLCGAIHQSIADGKQVLEDLNDELRHHSFGHEQEVYEFRWQWIPEYREYWRFFEEVRQIPVGDGGSLFASELPESLKRVRDRLVAMLLDEDEGKALRELERIADYRNYRSYEIVKKIEGKADILLSQYGTGSGGQLETPAYVIRAAAITSALQFNQGTSHLRMVLVDEAFSKMDEARSRAVLEYLTQSLGLQVIFIMPSKASGPFMDMVSNQFVFAKAPTDQPARGSQLNTRVFVDRKELNRDRIKALWENHRRTIRHQASLDFMETVLAEEAAELA from the coding sequence ATGTATCTCAAGCGTTTTGTGTTTATCAACTGGGGCAATGTGCCGGCCACCGAGTTCGAGATGGGACCGGTCAACCTGCTCTCCGGTGCCTCGGGCAGTGGCAAGACCACCGCCGCCGATGCCATCCAGACCATTATGACGGCGGCCAAGAACAACCTCTTCAACTATAACCCCGGGCAGGATGAGACTACCCAGAAGGGGCGTGGTGGCAAGCAGGTGCGGACCCTGGCCTCCTACGTGCTCGGTTGCGACGATGGCAGCTTCGCACGCCCCTGGCGCTGTGATGGGTTCCTGGCGGCGGTGTTTTACCCTACCCAGGGGGAGGAGGCGGCGCCCTTTACTGCCCTCATCGGGGTACGCGCCGATTACGATACCGCAGGCAAGCAGCCGGTAGCACGTGAGATAGAGTCACGTTATTTCATTGTTCCCAACGAGCAGCTGTGCAAGCAGGATTTTTTCCGTACCCCCGAGCAGCTGTTTACCCTCGACGAGCTGCCGGCCAGATTGCAGCAGCGTTTTGGCAAGCGCGCGGTTGAGGAGTTCAGTACTAAAAAATCCTACCTGGGTAGGCTGTACGGTGCCCTGCGCGGTCGCGACGGCTCCGTTAGTGAGCGTGAATCACATAATGCTGCGCGCGCTTTTTCCCGCTTCATGGCTTACAAGCCGGTGGGTTCCATTACCGACTTCGTCGCCCAGGAAATCCTCGAGCCGAGGGAGCTTGGAGAAGCGATTCGTTCGGTCTCCACCATGATGAAGACCATCAATGGCATGGAGGCGGATGCGCGGCGTATTCAGCAGGAGATCGGGCGCCTGGATGCCGCTGCCCTGCTCAGTGAGCGCTACCTCAGCGAATGGGTGCGCTGCAATACCCTGCGTTATACCGAAGCCAAAGTGGAGTACCTGCAGGTCCAGCAGCAGTACCTCAAGGAAAAGCAGCGTCAGCAGGCGTTGCGTGACGCCCTCGAGGAAAATGGCCAGCAGGCGGGCCGGGTGGAGGCGCAGCAGCAACGCCTCCAGCAGCAGCTGATCCGGCTGGAGGCGCGGCGTATGGGCAACCCCGAGTTGCAGCGCAAGGATGAGCTTCAGCAGGGTCGGGAGCAGGCACAGAAGCAGCTGGTCGCGGAGGCGCTGGAGTTGTTGAGCGAAGATAGCCTGCTCAATGCCAACCTGGATGCGGCGGTGCTGCAGCAACAGGTGCTGGCGGATAAGGTGCTGCGCGAACAGCTGGAGCTGGGGGGGTTATACGAACAGGCGCAGCAGTTGCTGGAGCTGGGGGGCAATGGCCTCGACTACACCCTCCTGCAACACCAGGACTGGGTCGATATGGCACCGCTGGAGAGCCAGCTGCAACAGGCCCGCCAGCTACAGCGGGTGCATGGCCAGCTGGCCGCGATGGTAACCGGTGAAGACTCCCCGTTGCCGCGCCTGCAGCGCTACAGTGGCCAGCGGGAGGAGCAGTGGCAGCGGCTCAACAATCAGCGCAAGCAGCTGGAGCGGGATATCAGCAACCTGCAACACACCCAGCAGGTGCGTTACCCACGGGCGGTGTCCGAGGCCCTGCAGGCGATTCGTGAACAGTGCCCCGAGGCCGATCCCAAGGTGCTGTGCGAGTTTGTCGAGGTGGTCGATGCCGACTGGCAGGCCGCTATTGAGGGTTACCTCGGGGGCAATCGTTTTGGCCTGATTGTGGAGCCCGACTACGAAGCGCGTGCCATCGAGATCGTGCGGGCCATGAAGGGGCGCAGCAGTGCCAAGGTGATCCAGGGCAGCAAGGCCCGAGAGGACGCCGCTCGCCAGCCATCGCCAGCGGCGGACTCGATCATCCAGCTGATGGAGTTCGGTCACCGGGTGGCGCAGGATTACCTTATGGCCAGTTACGGCAGCGTCCAGCAGGTGAGGAGTGCGGAGCAACTGCGCCACTGTCGTCGTGGCCTCACTGCGTCGGGGATGGCATCGGGTAACTACAGCCTGTGGCGTTGCGACCTGGATGATGGCGAACTGGTGTTCGGCAAGGCAGCCCGCCAGCGCGCCCTGGCGGCCAAGCAGCAGCAACTGCTGGAGCTGCAACAGCAGGTGGAGGTGGCGCGCCAGGCCAACGAGCGGCTGGAGCAGTTGCAGGGCTCCCTGGCGCGGATTCGCCCCTTGCGGGTAGCCGACCGGATCGAGGCGATGATCGCCCACCAAAACCGCGTTGTGCAGCTCGAAAGCCAGCTTGGCGGGCTCGATCTCAAGGATCATGAGGGCCTTGAGCAGGAGCTGGGAACGCTGCGTGAACGGGTGCGGGAGTGCGAACAGCAGCTGCTCAACCAGCGCGAGGGGCGTGGCCGAGACCAGCAGCAGCTGGAGCAGGTGGAACAGTCCCTGAAACGCTTTGCCGACCGCCAGGAACGCCTGCTCGAAGGGGTCGAGCAACGGGAAGCGGACCTGATGGAGGTGGCCAGCCACCTGCCTGGCTGCCACCCCGAACAGCTGCTCAGTGCCGCCGACCAGGAGGCCCAGGGGGCGAGTGTCGAACGCCTGCGGCAGGAGAGCGAAGGGGCCCTGCGGGAGCTGCGGCACCTGTGCAGTGAGCTGGTACAACAGGTGCGTGAGCACAACCAGCACTGCCTGCCGGGGGACGCGGTCTACCTCATGATCGAGGGTTCGGACGAGCCCGATGCGCGGTTGTTTGCCCGTATCAGCAAGATCCACCGCGAACTGGAGCTGGTGAGCAGCAAGCTCAAGGGCAATGTGCTGGTGGAAAAGCGTGATCGTATCAGCAGCCTCAAGCGCAAGTTCGACGACACCTTTATCGACCACCTGTGCGGGGCGATCCACCAGTCCATTGCCGACGGCAAGCAGGTGCTGGAAGATCTCAACGACGAGCTGCGTCATCACAGCTTCGGTCACGAGCAGGAGGTTTACGAGTTCCGCTGGCAGTGGATTCCGGAGTACCGCGAGTACTGGCGCTTCTTCGAGGAGGTGCGGCAGATCCCGGTGGGGGATGGCGGTAGCCTGTTTGCCAGCGAGCTGCCGGAGTCGCTGAAGCGGGTCCGGGATCGCCTGGTGGCGATGCTGCTGGATGAGGATGAGGGCAAGGCCCTGCGGGAGCTGGAGCGGATCGCGGATTACCGTAACTACCGCAGCTACGAGATCGTCAAGAAGATCGAGGGTAAGGCGGATATCCTCCTCAGCCAGTACGGCACCGGCAGCGGCGGGCAGCTGGAAACCCCGGCCTATGTGATTCGGGCGGCGGCCATCACCTCGGCGCTGCAGTTTAACCAGGGCACCAGCCACCTGCGCATGGTGTTGGTGGATGAGGCCTTCTCCAAAATGGATGAGGCGCGCTCGCGGGCGGTGCTTGAGTACCTGACCCAGAGCCTGGGTCTGCAGGTGATCTTTATCATGCCCTCCAAGGCGTCGGGCCCCTTTATGGACATGGTGAGCAACCAGTTTGTGTTTGCCAAGGCGCCCACCGACCAGCCCGCCCGGGGCAGCCAGCTCAACACTCGCGTGTTTGTGGACCGCAAGGAGTTGAACCGGGACCGGATCAAGGCGCTGTGGGAGAATCACCGGCGCACCATTCGCCACCAGGCCAGCCTCGATTTTATGGAGACGGTGCTGGCGGAGGAGGCGGCCGAACTGGCCTAG
- the pepP gene encoding Xaa-Pro aminopeptidase codes for MKISKKEYARRRQHLMAQMEENSIAILPSAPVHIRNRDVEHLFRQDSDFYYLSGFPEPESVLALIPGREHGETVLFCRERDPAMELWHGYRFGQEGAMAEFGVDDAFPIGDIDEILPGLIEGRDRVYYAMGCNRDFDNQIMSWVNTIKSKANQGAHPPGEFLALDHLLHDLRLYKSAGEVKLMREAGAISARAHIRAMEICEPGLYEYQLEAELNHEFQRSGSRWPAYPSIVGAGKNGCILHYTENDAPIRNNDLVLIDAGCELDYYASDITRTFPANGRFTREQRALYELVLKSQLAAIEQVQPGNHWNDPHEVVVRILTEGLVELGLLKGEVQELIDTEAYKPFFMHRTGHWLGMDVHDVGDYKVGGEWRVLEPGMVLTIEPGLYIAPDEESVAKRWRGIGIRIEDDVLVTRKGHEVLSAGAPKGIDEIEALMAAARARREACA; via the coding sequence ATGAAGATCAGCAAGAAAGAGTACGCCCGTCGGCGCCAGCACCTGATGGCGCAGATGGAGGAGAACAGCATCGCCATCCTGCCCTCGGCGCCGGTCCACATCCGCAACCGGGATGTTGAGCATCTGTTTCGCCAGGACAGTGATTTCTACTATCTGAGCGGTTTCCCCGAGCCCGAATCGGTATTGGCGCTGATTCCGGGGCGCGAACATGGAGAAACCGTGCTCTTCTGCCGCGAGCGAGATCCTGCGATGGAGCTCTGGCACGGCTATCGCTTCGGCCAGGAGGGGGCGATGGCAGAGTTCGGGGTGGATGATGCCTTCCCGATCGGCGATATCGACGAGATCCTGCCGGGGCTGATTGAAGGTCGCGACCGGGTCTACTACGCCATGGGCTGCAACCGCGACTTCGATAACCAGATCATGAGCTGGGTTAACACCATCAAGTCCAAGGCCAACCAGGGGGCCCATCCTCCCGGCGAGTTTCTTGCCCTTGACCACCTGCTCCACGACCTCCGGCTCTACAAGAGTGCCGGAGAGGTCAAGCTGATGCGCGAGGCGGGCGCTATCTCGGCCCGTGCCCATATCCGTGCCATGGAGATCTGCGAGCCGGGGCTCTACGAGTACCAGCTGGAGGCGGAGCTCAACCACGAATTCCAGCGCAGCGGTTCCCGCTGGCCCGCCTACCCCTCCATAGTGGGGGCGGGCAAAAACGGCTGCATCCTCCACTACACTGAAAACGATGCCCCGATTCGTAACAACGACCTGGTGTTGATCGATGCCGGTTGCGAACTCGACTATTACGCCTCCGATATCACCCGTACCTTTCCTGCCAATGGTCGCTTCACCCGCGAACAGCGGGCCCTCTATGAGCTGGTATTGAAATCCCAGCTGGCGGCGATTGAACAGGTGCAGCCGGGCAACCACTGGAACGACCCCCACGAGGTGGTGGTGCGGATCCTTACCGAGGGGCTGGTTGAGCTGGGCCTGCTTAAGGGGGAGGTGCAGGAGCTGATCGACACCGAGGCCTACAAGCCCTTCTTTATGCACCGCACCGGCCACTGGCTGGGGATGGATGTCCACGATGTGGGTGACTATAAGGTGGGGGGTGAATGGAGGGTGCTGGAGCCCGGTATGGTACTGACCATCGAACCGGGGCTCTATATCGCTCCCGACGAGGAGTCCGTGGCCAAGCGCTGGCGCGGCATCGGCATCCGTATTGAGGATGACGTGCTGGTAACCCGCAAGGGGCATGAGGTGTTGTCGGCGGGCGCTCCCAAGGGTATTGACGAGATCGAGGCCCTGATGGCCGCTGCCCGCGCCCGTCGAGAGGCCTGTGCATGA